A genomic segment from Rhipicephalus sanguineus isolate Rsan-2018 unplaced genomic scaffold, BIME_Rsan_1.4 Seq755, whole genome shotgun sequence encodes:
- the LOC119378268 gene encoding uncharacterized protein LOC119378268, producing WSPAVKSSLKHDYLQVNFMRVTRVSQVEVVYVPGSRRVSKYRLLYSDNGQDWHKHGDVRTLDHKNGVAIDRLEKTIQARQIRFVIEEASDPQMEDELLVGMQLELYGCYIEELKQENGAACEEDNTWYSHVKTKKTRHFAVDTTNNIVYFCDFHGKTDHLACFSSNDGGKTWIILEPFVNHLLGFDPESSRMLASDSSGESFLASSDGTHWALVPSRAANASLSRANFVPSLIVPALTRSDILSKDLIIGDWKATYDGLVYKDAEAPAAIWKGCCTGTE from the exons TGTGGTCACCGGCCGTAAAGTCGAGCCTGAAGCACGACTACCTTCAGGTGAACTTCATGCGCGTCACCAGGGTGTCGCAGGTAGAGGTGGTGTACGTGCCTGGTTCGCGGCGGGTTTCCAAGTACCGGCTGCTCTACAGCGACAACGGCCAGGACTGGCACAAGCACGGAGAC GTTCGAACCCTGGACCACAAGAACGGCGTTGCCATCGACCGTCTCGAGAAGACGATCCAGGCACGCCAAATCCGCTTCGTCATTGAGGAAGCGTCCGACCCGCAGATGGAAGACGAGCTCCTGGTGGGCATGCAACTCGAGCTGTACGGATGCTACATCGAGGAGCTGAAACAAGAGAACGGAG ctgcatGTGAAGAGGACAACACCTGGTACTCTCACGTAAAAA CCAAGAAGACACGTCACTTTGCCGTGGACACGACCAACAACATCGTCTACTTCTGCGACTTCCACGGAAAGACTGA tcacttGGCATGCTTCTCATCCAACGATGGAGGGAAAACTTGGATAA TCCTGGAGCCGTTCGTGAACCACCTGTTGGGCTTCGACCCGGAGTCTAGCCGCATGCTGGCGAGCGACTCGTCGGGCGAGTCCTTCCTGGCCAGCTCGGACGGCACCCACTGGGCGCTGGTGCCCAGCCGCGCGGCCAACGCCTCGCTCAGCCGCGCCAACTTCGTTCCCAGCCTGATCGTGCCCGCGCTGACGCGCTCCGACATCCTCTCCAAGGACCTCATCATCGGCGATTGGAAAG CCACCTACGACGGTCTTGTGTACAAAGACGCCGAGGCACCGGCCGCCATCTGGAAAGGTTGCTGCACAGGAACGGAGTAG
- the LOC119378270 gene encoding uncharacterized protein LOC119378270 yields the protein MAARRATGPVRAIQRGVVDRRGAAALLRAPVVLGDGEGPPTIGRWAMALCEEFVQQLYQAVRAAMALLHALWIVGGDKPLATTPSATALHQRETTDAPASEARRKSNSQPPMASGAAKQPSRLKLGPEATTARKRNLELPSSAIPPRTAPATTRRCSPVRRIPMPCSALGQTRSGDRTVWPSRCKLTSSRLSSPKASASAPTPTSPKNPCAAPLSSSSAALATVPDCKKDLLESATPEVRKLRQQALELFNAVGTVFVLLANLTVTLVYCLVRLSCARFLALVSRREVVAAAA from the exons ATGGCCGCTCGCCGGGCAACGGGGCCGGTGCGAGCGATCCAGCGCGGCGTCGTCGACCGTCGCGGGGCGGCCGCGCTTCTGCGGGCACCGGTGGTGCTGGGGGACGGCGAAGGGCCGCCCACGATCGGCCGCTGGGCCATGGCGCTCTGCGAGGAGTTCGTGCAGCAGCTGTACCAAGCCGTGCGGGCCGCCATGGCCCTGCTGCACGCGCTGTGGATCGTCGGCGGCGACAAGCCGCTCGCCACCACGCCGTCCGCAACGGCGCTGCACCAACGGGAGACCACGGACGCGCCGGCCTCCGAAGCCCGTCGCAAGTCAAATTCTCAACCACCGATGGCGTCCGGCGCAGCCAAGCAGCCTTCCCGCCTCAAGCTCGGTCCGGAAGCAACCACTG CGCGCAAGCGCAACCTCGAGCTTCCTTCGTCCGCGATTCCCCCGCGGACGGCACCGGCAACGACCAGGCGCTGCAGTCCGGTCAGACGCATCCCGATGCCATGCTCCGCGCTGGGACAGACGCGCTCCGGGGACAGGACGGTGTGGCCTTCGCGATGCAAGCTCACCTCTTCCAGGCTGTCCTCACCCAAGGCCAGTGCATCGGCACCCACGCCAACGTCTCCGAAAAATCCGTGCGCAGCGCCGCTGTCGTCTTCCAGCGCCGCCCTGGCCACGGTTCCCGACTGCAAGAAGGACCTCCTGGAATCCGCGACTCCCGAAGTGCGAAAGCTGCGCCAACAGGCGTTGGAGTTGTTCAACGCTGTGGGCACTGTGTTTGTGCTTCTCGCCAACCTGACTGTGACGCTGGTGTATTGCCTCGTGAGGCTGTCTTGTGCACGCTTCCTCGCCCTGGTGTCGAGGCGAGAGGTAGTGGCCGCCGCCGCGTAG